The genomic window GAAGGGACGACGAGCTCATGGGGCTGCCCAGCTGGGACCCGGAGCCTGACCGTGACGGCCTGTACCACCCACCACCCGAGGAGGCCCAGGCCGAGGCAGGGCTCCGTTCTTGGTCACTGCCACCTCACCAGGAGCTTCAGGGGCCAGAGGAGGATCGAGACCACATCTACCACCCCAGGGACGActcctgacccctgaccccacCCCAACTGGAAAAATA from Acinonyx jubatus isolate Ajub_Pintada_27869175 chromosome D2, VMU_Ajub_asm_v1.0, whole genome shotgun sequence includes these protein-coding regions:
- the PRAP1 gene encoding proline-rich acidic protein 1, yielding MRRLLLVASLAALLLGEAGSASKPQVLIKTKDKVGAPEQDTEEPWGVPSLGRDDELMGLPSWDPEPDRDGLYHPPPEEAQAEAGLRSWSLPPHQELQGPEEDRDHIYHPRDDS